From Tiliqua scincoides isolate rTilSci1 chromosome 2, rTilSci1.hap2, whole genome shotgun sequence, the proteins below share one genomic window:
- the LOC136641441 gene encoding thiol S-methyltransferase TMT1A-like, whose protein sequence is MMVMVPLLQGVTKLLVLPVYVLLFLGLWDPLWKKLFPYFMIKFSRLYHQQLHKEKQQLFSNLADFTGSSGSLSLLEIGVGAGANFQFYPFGCPVIGMDPNPNVEKYLLKNIAENQHLRFEGFILASGEDLHQVPDSSVDMMVGTLVLCYVADVRVVLKEVVRVLRPGGAFYFMEHVAADRSSWTYFWQQVYDPTWQHLGHGCSLIKETWKNLENENFSKLNLHHIISPIKWTPIRSHIIGYAIK, encoded by the exons ATGATGGTGATGGTCCCTCTCCTTCAAGGAGTTACCAAACTCCTTGTGCTGCCTGTTTATGTACTCCTCTTTCTTGGCTTATGGGACCCTCTTTGGAAAAAACTCTTCCCATATTTTATGATCAAGTTCTCCAGATTGTATCACCAACAACTTCacaaagagaagcagcagctaTTCAGCAACTTGGCCGACTTTACTGGTTCTTCAGGTTCACTTTCCCTGCTTGAGATCGGCGTGGGTGCTGGGGCCAACTTCCAGTTCTACCCATTTGGCTGTCCGGTCATTGGCATGGATCCCAATCCCAATGTTGAAAAATACCTTCTGAAGAACATTGCTGAGAACCAGCACCTCAGGTTTGAGGGCTTTATTTTGGCCTCTGGTGAAGACCTGCACCAAGTGCCTGATAGTTCTGTGGACATGATGGTTGGCACGCTGGTTCTGTGCTATGTGGCCGATGTCAGGGTCGTCCTCAAGGAAGTGGTGAGAGTGCTCAGACCA GGTGGTGCATTCTATTTCATGGAGCATGTGGCTGCTGACCGATCCAGCTGGACCTACTTCTGGCAGCAAGTCTATGACCCCACCTGGCAACATTTGGGACATGGGTGTTCTTTGATTAAAGAGACATGGAAGAACCTGGAGAATGAGAACTTCTCCAAACTGAATCTGCATCATATAATTTCCCCAATTAAGTGGACCCCAATTCGTTCTCATATTATTGGATATGCCATTAAATGA